From Mesorhizobium sp. Pch-S:
ATTGGGTGCAAGGCGAGAAGCACGCTTTCTCAGGCGAGATGCAGGCGTTCGATGACCTGATCCGCTTCTTCGGTGGGGATATCGCCAATGTCGATGACGATGCCGGCCTCGTCCGGTTGCAGGGGCTGCAATGTCGCGAGCTGGGAATCGAGCAGGCTGGCTGGCATGAAATGACCCTTGCGGGCCTTCATGCGCTCCATGAGGAGTTCGCGGGAGCCGGAAAGGTGGGCAAAGGCGACGACGCCTTTTGGGCTCTTGCCTCGCAGGATGTCGCGATAGGATCGTTTGAGCGAGGAACAGGTGACGAGGGCGGGACGCCCGGACTGGATGCGGCCCTCGATCCAGCGTGCAATGGCCTCCAGCCAGGGCCGGCGGTCGTCGTCGTCGAGCGGGATGCCATGGCTCATCTTGTCGACATTGGCCTTCGGATGCAGCTCGTCGCCCTCGAGCAGATCCCAATGCAGTCGCTCCGCCACCAGGCCGGCAATCGTCGATTT
This genomic window contains:
- a CDS encoding gluconokinase, which gives rise to MTPLVVIVMGVSGCGKSTIAGLVAERLHWDLLEGDELHPKANVDKMSHGIPLDDDDRRPWLEAIARWIEGRIQSGRPALVTCSSLKRSYRDILRGKSPKGVVAFAHLSGSRELLMERMKARKGHFMPASLLDSQLATLQPLQPDEAGIVIDIGDIPTEEADQVIERLHLA